In a genomic window of Carassius gibelio isolate Cgi1373 ecotype wild population from Czech Republic chromosome A3, carGib1.2-hapl.c, whole genome shotgun sequence:
- the LOC127950536 gene encoding protein phosphatase 1 regulatory subunit 29-like, translating into MMSVLTAFSPSCTTVLFLPFFMLLCPPSLVRGDCWLIEGDKGYVWLAICSQNQPPYETIPQHINNTVHDLRLNENKIKAIFFTSLSRFTNLTDLNLTKNEISYIEDGAFASQANLQVLQLGYNKLTNLTEGMLRGLGRMQCLFLQHNLIEVIATNAFWECPSLSNLDLSSNKLARLDPSTFTVLGRLMGCELAGNPFHCGCELYSFLTWLEAFNNVTHTYDRLQCETPRELFGYPLLSPVAGHGRSARYILSSVCRDGVRIPGMTSLPPDPDSSGMGPDMFEHFGPYHQPTTSSSSENAFSPSIKLHHVSLSSASLLIQIPKPYSKMYILVQYNQSFVSVVRNLKNKKEMITLNKLKPNTNYTFCVASIRNSQRYNHTCLYFSTRAPNPDDLMPPPSTTTHYIMTIVGCLFGMLIILGFIYYCLRRRRRKEEKEKSICVKKTILEMRYGPEVAAAVANDPTAIQKLHEQSHHQHHHGKLPMSSSSSSAMLGHGSANTSSSRLSSIPQVEKMASAFSEAMATKGNYMDIRTSVGGDERGRDGAMLHGVREEDLSGDDGSDLCDDSDDDGRGSASEISTIAMEVDKVNQIINNCIDALKLDSVATSVSTTASGPTSPPPTSTSSLTRGLIPISTSVNDTCQVFPSPKIPPPPPRPFTAPLSERPGITGGGFVSPPYRPPPPASAVRPIQRQMSADAAVIVSSSKRHCRPSSGKGRVYSLDVPEPHSPDPCQYPDKGSPLGCGEPLERLPLVGSGGGGCSIDGGTLDGMGIQQHLEVHPDYHCAEHRHSVPALYYEGSHDSPAQRVSFLKPLSRTKRDAASYSQLSPRHHNYSGYSSSPEYSSESTLRIWERFRPHRKGPHEESCYVTAGNALRKKVQFAKGEDLHDILDYWKGVSAQQKL; encoded by the coding sequence ATGATGAGTGTATTGACGGCCTTCAGTCCTTCCTGTACCACCGTCCTTTTCCTTCCCTTTTTTATGCTCTTATGCCCACCATCATTGGTCAGAGGTGACTGCTGGCTCATCGAGGGGGATAAAGGTTATGTGTGGTTGGCCATTTGCAGCCAGAACCAGCCACCATATGAGACAATCCCACAGCACATCAACAACACAGTACATGACTTGCGACTTAATGAGAACAAGATCAAAGCTATTTTTTTCACCTCCTTGAGTCGCTTCACAAATCTGACTGACCTCAACCTCACCAAGAATGAGATCTCATACATCGAAGATGGTGCTTTTGCAAGCCAAGCAAATCTACAGGTTTTGCAGCTTGGATATAACAAGTTAACCAACCTGACTGAAGGTATGTTGCGAGGTCTGGGACGCATGCAATGTCTTTTCTTGCAGCACAATCTCATAGAAGTCATTGCCACCAATGCATTCTGGGAGTGCCCCAGCCTAAGCAACCTCGACCTGTCATCGAACAAGCTAGCCCGACTAGACCCCTCTACTTTCACTGTGTTGGGCAGGCTCATGGGATGTGAGCTTGCGGGAAACCCTTTCCACTGCGGCTGTGAGCTCTATAGTTTCCTCACCTGGTTAGAGGCCTTCaacaatgtcacacacacctatgATCGACTTCAATGCGAGACCCCACGGGAGTTGTTTGGCTATCCATTGCTGAGTCCTGTGGCTGGGCACGGACGGAGTGCTCGCTACATTCTTTCCTCTGTGTGCCGGGATGGGGTGCGGATTCCAGGAATGACATCTCTTCCACCTGATCCTGATTCTTCAGGCATGGGTCCTGACATGTTTGAACACTTTGGACCATACCACCAGCCCACAACTTCCTCCTCATCTGAGAATGCATTTAGTCCCAGCATCAAACTGCATCATGTGTCTCTTTCTTCTGCGTCCCTTCTTATCCAGATTCCAAAGCCATACAGCAAGATGTACATCCTGGTACAGTACAATCAGAGCTTTGTGTCAGTTGTGAGGAACTTGAAGAATAAAAAGGAAATGATCACCCTTAACAAGCTCAAACCAAACACCAACTACACTTTCTGCGTGGCATCAATACGCAATTCACAGCGCTACAACCACACTTGTTTATACTTTTCTACCAGAGCTCCAAATCCAGATGATTTGATGCCTCCACCCTCCACGACCACCCACTACATCATGACCATTGTTGGTTGCCTCTTTGGAATGCTCATTATTCTCGGGTTTATCTACTACTGCTTGCGAAGACGTCGcagaaaagaagagaaagaaaaatccaTTTGTGTGAAGAAGACCATTCTGGAAATGCGATATGGACCAGAGGTGGCAGCGGCAGTTGCAAATGACCCCACAGCTATCCAGAAACTTCATGAGCAAAGCCACCATCAGCATCACCATGGCAAATTACCCATGTCCTCCTCATCCAGCTCTGCCATGCTTGGCCATGGTTCCGCTAACACTAGTTCCTCACGTCTGTCCTCCATTCCTCAAGTAGAAAAGATGGCATCTGCCTTCTCCGAGGCCATGGCCACTAAGGGCAACTATATGGATATTAGGACCTCTGTAGGAGGAGACGAAAGGGGGAGAGATGGAGCTATGTTACATGGTGTTCGGGAGGAAGATCTCAGTGGAGATGATGGAAGTGACCTGTGTGACGATTCAGATGATGATGGCCGTGGATCGGCATCTGAGATTTCAACAATTGCAATGGAGGTTGACAAGGTCAACCAGATAATTAACAACTGCATTGATGCACTTAAGCTGGACTCTGTTGCAACATCTGTTTCCACCACAGCAAGTGGTCCAACCTCACCCCCACCTACCTCTACCTCCTCTCTGACCAGAGGATTGATTCCCATTTCTACTAGTGTCAATGATACTTGCCAAGTCTTTCCTTCCCCAAAAATTCCTCCTCCACCCCCTCGTCCCTTCACAGCTCCTCTGTCAGAGAGACCTGGGATCACAGGGGGTGGCTTTGTGTCACCACCATACCGTCCACCTCCCCCAGCTTCTGCAGTTAGGCCCATACAAAGACAGATGAGTGCCGATGCAGCTGTCATTGTCTCTTCTTCCAAGAGGCACTGCCGCCCTTCCAGTGGGAAAGGTCGGGTTTACAGCCTAGATGTTCCAGAACCCCACAGCCCAGATCCTTGCCAGTATCCAGACAAGGGCAGCCCATTGGGGTGTGGTGAGCCCCTGGAGAGGCTCCCTTTAGTAGGTAGTGGTGGTGGTGGTTGTAGCATTGATGGTGGTACTTTAGATGGGATGGGCATTCAGCAGCACCTGGAGGTgcacccagactaccactgtgcAGAACATCGTCACTCAGTCCCTGCCCTTTACTATGAGGGCTCTCATGACTCCCCAGCCCAAAGGGTCTCTTTTCTCAAGCCTCTGTCACGCACCAAGAGAGACGCTGCTTCCTACTCTCAACTCTCTCCCCGCCACCACAATTACTCTGGCTACTCCTCGAGTCCAGAGTACTCTTCTGAAAGCACCTTGCGCATCTGGGAGCGCTTCCGTCCCCACAGAAAGGGTCCACATGAGGAGTCCTGTTATGTAACAGCTGGAAATGCCTTGCGCAAAAAGGTCCAGTTTGCCAAGGGGGAGGACTTGCATGACATCCTTGACTACTGGAAGGGTGTGTCAGCACAGCAAAAGCTGTAA